A single window of Drosophila suzukii chromosome 3, CBGP_Dsuzu_IsoJpt1.0, whole genome shotgun sequence DNA harbors:
- the Hml gene encoding hemocytin isoform X1, with translation MANKVIFVSLWLLLMCSVWAKDGDIIMSDDEDINPLVQAAPEAVDKESERDQRHISFNILQAPAVSARYSYGGGGTGGGGYSGSGGYGGSGGYPGSGGYPGSGGYGGSAGYGGAIKTSHSAGAGGAFLTKTLGMFGIGKGNPGNFYGGGGQFLAAFGKCSAMQLPTNVQSECHNGRCKVFCPAGYSFGQDTQFLELFCSNDGWIIGNSVYTEVPPCQAQCQPRCQNNGICISAGVCQCPENFYGPFCQQKKSVCASLPSPPKNSKVSCMNNMCNAVCMRGFQFPDGSGITNIECRNGQWVHTKTGLTKAPDCAPTCSPACQNGGQCISFNVCECPKMFRGANCQYNINACSVNNTNFNGNYKCAYEMEEARCTFSCPQVAGLKIEGRLDIEYKCSYQQGQYLPKPIPKCIFPSGYTIRSKSSMHGVMHKTGIYQHGVSGEMSYEIQTEREKLLALLAKYRDLERRSEWWSSEESVVTLSSYSLYQSNDLEVVIDKTPRPALCTTWGGINMKTFDGLVFKAPLSCSHTLVTDKVSGTFDIILKACPYGSGYGCAHTLKILWQSVLYTFENLNGTMQLSTPVKKLPMPVQVMGMKVMPVAQHVQIDLESVGLKLDWDHHQYVAVQAGPQMWGKVGGLCGSLDGDYNTDLSSRTGKKLATVKAFADAWRVEDHSDLCQVENSAELEFGIDSCEQSKLQKAVSVCERLLGNEKLGDCIKPFNYDALIRTCMADYCNCANREHPESCNCDAIAMLAKECAFKGIKLEHGWRNLEICPISCGFGRVYQACGPNVEPTCDTELAIPASKGSCNEGCFCPEGTVQYKEACITRELCPCSLRGKEFKPESTVKKNCNTCTCKNGQWRCTEDKCGARCGAIGDPHYQTFDGKRYDFMGKCSYHLLKTENMSVEAENVACSGAVSEGMNFAAPDDPSCTKSVTIRFVLRDGTPSVIKLDQGLTTVVNDKPIVKLPKMLGLGEVLIRRASSTFLTVEFADGIRVWWDGVSRVYIDAPPSLRGQTQGLCGTFNSNTQDDFLTPEGDVETAVEPFADKWRTKDTCDFKAETHQGPHPCTLSPEKKAQAEKYCDWILQDIFQDCHFLVEPEQFYEDCLYDTCACKDDLSKCFCPILSAYGTECMRQGVKTGWRMTVKECAVKCPMGQIYDECGDGCALSCDDLPGKGSCKRECVEGCRCPHGEYVNEEGECVPKQKCHCNFDGMSFRPGYKEVRPGQKFLDLCTCTDGVWDCQDAEPGDKDKYPPSSELRTKCAKQPFAEFTKCAPKEPKTCKNMDKYVADSSDCLPGCVCMEGYVYDTSRLTCVQPSNCSCHHAGKSYDDGEKIKEDCNLCECQAGNWKCSKNGCESTCSVWGDSHFTSFDGHDFDFQGACDYVLAKGVFDNGDGFSITIQNVLCGTMGVTCSKSLEITLTGHAEESLLLSADSAYSIDPNKTPIKKLRDSVNSKGHNAFHIYKAGVFVVVEVIPLKLQVKWDEGTRVYVKLGNEWRQKVSGLCGNYNGNSLDDMQTPSLGLETSPMLFGHAWKLQPHCSAPVAPIDACKQHPERETWAQLKCGALKSDLFKECHAEVPLERYWKRCIFDTCACDQGGDCECLCTAMAAYADACAQKGINIRWRSQHFCPMQCDPHCSDYKACTPACAVETCDNFLDQGIAERMCNRENCLEGCHIKPCEDGFIYLNDTYRDCVPKADCKPICMVREGKTFYEGDITFTDSCATCRCSKRKEICSGVKCDVPLTTAHPAPLIEGTTAPTPMATQNQTKCVKGWTRWCDKDRDASDKSVRLNDEEKVPRYDRMENVYGTCLKQFMTKVECRVKGTHEAPEQMDENVICNLEEGLRCIGKCHDYELRAFCQCDEEQVPDLPKPTEKPQLGLACDAGIVEYKEFPGDCHKFLHCQPKGVEGGWIYVEQTCGEYMMFNPTMFICDHIATVSEIKPSCGVKPKPQPEPEPIKQCPPGKVKSDCANQCEHTCHYYGSILKKRGLCQIGEHCKPGCVDELRPDCPKLGKFWRDEDTCVHADECPCMDKAEHYVQPHKPVIGEFEVCQCIDNSYTCVPNKPEPVPKEDDGERDVLPLVPILPVTLTPPLQCAPERLISKIENSENSEPDSIFNASSQLAPEHGAKMARLTKDHPKGSWSPSINDQMQYLELNFGKPEPFYGVIMAGSPDFDNYVTLFKILHSHDGIAYHYLVDETEKPQMFNGPLDSRAPVQTLFKIPIEASSLRIYPLKWHGSIAMRVELLVCGDKVAPTPLPTVPTSPPITESPAKLVDQECIDLMGVDEGKMHQDQVQSSSLWQQSKLGKKPQLLELLKLSTPLAWRPLANSQNQFIEFDFLEPRNISGFVTKGGPDGWVTGYKVMFSKKKPTWNTVLSTNGQPRIFEANIDAESERRHHFKNPILTQYIKIVPAYWERNINMRIEPLGCFLPYPEIQRQVPVEESKPTKCNICDGVSTPSSTTVCQCQDQEFWNGSDCVQHNLCPCIENYVSYPIGSKFENSACEDCVCVLGGHKNCKPKKCPPCQDPKLRPVITSDCFCKCEACPKHQRLCPSSGDCIPEVLWCNGVRDCADDEDSSCSDSFTVEPEFEHKKNESEIITCPVPICPPQMTIRITEKKSRKMSKMFTFSKQVSIVDDGTTITKTKFISSNEQILAMPSQELDFQLEEQCDEFTCVPTPNKQVNKTETITCTEPKCPEKYDVELDMSAAKVGDCMRYACVLRPNKDDVCEISGKSFTTFDGTVFKYGPCSHILARDIHKSSWSISVHQQCTDESRKVCHKVITIQDTEAGNELILLPHLKLKFNGFEFTVQQLINSPICKASFVVSQPGKTLLAVSTKYGFWVQLDDIGIVKVGISSKFKRTVDGLCGYYNGNPKDDKRSPEGEIIPNTEKFGDSWYDKRIPKNQCGDLKCSRDMQAKALQLCNIIHHPTFARCHKAVNYKQFLNNYCLEAACNCMMANNGDPAACKCNILESFVKKCLSVNPLVQLTTWRAVAQCEINCPAPLVHTDCYKRRCEPSCDNVHGDDCPVLPDACFPGCYCPEGTVRKGPNCVPISECKDCVCNALGASKYMTYDRKSFSFNGNCTYLLSRDVVLPGVHTFQVYVSMDDCKKLGQPTPVEGGSCAKSLHILNGDHVIHVQRVPEKPKSLQVLVDGFEVKKIPYKDSWISLRQVVGKELVLSLPESHVELTASFEDLIFSLGVPSIKYGSKMEGLCGDCNGNAANDLQANPAKKKAGLDVIQSWQADEPKLGLVEECLSENVPKEHCIPLPPEKDPCLQFYNAELFGKCPLAVDPISYVSACQQDICKPGNTQQGVCVALAAYAKECNQHGICTNWRRPQLCPYECPSDMVYEPCGCAKNCDTIKAMSEFDAVSLKSQAVIHTVKSDEMCLSSERFEGCFCPPGKVMDGGKCVPEIACSKCDDGIHLPNDKWQKDKCTECQCDQGGKTSCVERKCQVEENICAEGYKPETIVSVEECCPRYRCVPETKNPTKQCLAPLMPICGPGQFKKQKMDVNGCAQYICECKPKDECEIVKLRELLPGEVVVKVEEGCCPTQSIECKPQLCPQPPVNCQERFYEVKTTKEGGACCPKHTCVPPKDLCIVQYELEESSKFTKQVGDRWTHAKDVCKQETCSYGPDGNAQVVSTLEQCITDCAPGFSYQNSDKTKCCGKCVQTSCIFEQKLYEVNAIWKSVDNCTTYSCLKKDDQFLVTTSNEVCPDVGNCLSHLLYQDGCCQRCKLEPLIEDKCK, from the exons ATGGCAAACAAAGTGATTTTCGTATCCTTGTGGCTGCTACTTATGTGCTCTGTGTGGGCCAAGGATGGAGACATTATAATGAGTGATGACGAGGATATAAA CCCGCTGGTCCAGGCCGCACCGGAAGCCGTCGATAAGGAGAGTGAACGCGACCAGCGCCACATTAGCTTCAACATCCTCCAAGCCCCCGCAGTTAG TGCGAGATACAGTTACGGTGGTGGAGGCACTGGAGGTGGAGGATATAGCGGGAGTGGAGGATATGGTGGCAGTGGAGGATATCCCGGAAGTGGAGGATATCCCGGCAGTGGAGGATATGGCGGCAGCGCAGGATATGGCGGCGCTATAAAGACGTCTCATTCTGCTGGAGCTGG TGGAGCATTTCTAACCAAGACCTTGGGAATGTTTGGCATTGGGAAGGG AAATCCTGGAAATTTCTACGGAGGTGGTGGTCAGTTTCTGGCAGCCTTTGGAAAGTGTTCGGCCATGCAACTGCCCACCAATGTTCAGTCCGAGTGCCACAATGGACGCTGCAAGGTCTTCTGCCCAGCTGGCTACAGTTTCGGCCAGGACACACAGTTCTTGGAGTTGTTCTGCAGCAATGATGGATGGATCATAGGCAATTCTGTGTACACAGAGGTGCCTCCTTGCCAAGCCCAATGCCAACCCAGATGTCAGAACAATGGTATATGCATCTCCGCAGGAGTTTGCCAGTGTCCGGAGAATTTCTATGGACCTTTCTGCCAGCAAAAGAAGTCAGTATGTGCTTCCCTTCCAAGTCCGCCAAAGAACTCCAAAGTGTCTTGCATGAATAA TATGTGCAATGCCGTGTGCATGAGAGGATTCCAGTTCCCAGATGGCAGTGGTATTACCAACATTGAATGCCGCAACGGCCAGTGGGTCCACACCAAAACAGGGTTGACCAAGGCCCCTGACTGTGCCC CTACTTGTTCGCCTGCCTGTCAGAACGGAGGTCAATGCATTAGCTTCAATGTCTGTGAATGCCCCAAGATGTTTCGGGGAGCCAATTGTCAATACA ATATTAATGCATGCAGTGTGAATAATACAAACTTTAATGGCAACTATAAGTGTGCCTATGAAATGGAGGAGGCTCGTTGCACATTCAGTTGCCCCCAGGTAGCGGGATTAAAGATCGAAGGTCGCTTAGACATTGAGTACAAGTGTAGCTATCAGCAAGGACAGTATCTCCCTAAACCAATTCCAAAGTGCATATTTC CTTCTGGATATACCATTCGCTCGAAATCATCCATGCATGGTGTAATGCATAAGACAGGGATCTATCAACACGGTGTGAGTGGAGAAATGTCTTACGAAATCCAAACCGAACGGGAAAAGCTTTTGGCTTTGCTGGCGAAGTATCGAGATCTGGAAAGAAGAAGT GAATGGTGGTCATCGGAGGAATCGGTTGTCACCCTCAGTAGTTATTCCCTCTACCAAAGCAACGACTTAGAAGTCGTTATTGACAAGACCCCGCGACCGGCTCTTTGTACTACTTGGGGTGGTATTAACATGAAGACCTTCGATGGTCTGGTCTTCAA GGCTCCTCTTTCATGTTCCCACACGCTGGTTACAGACAAGGTTTCGGGTACTTTTGACATTATCCTGAAGGCTTGTCCTTATGGTTCCGGGTATGGTTGCGCCCACACCCTGAAAATTCTGTGGCAATCGGTTCTGTACACTTTCGAGAATCTAA ATGGTACCATGCAGCTGAGTACTCCCGTAAAAAAACTACCCATGCCCGTCCAGGTTATGGGCATGAAGGTCATGCCCGTGGCCCAGCATGTCCAGATCGACCTGGAGTCCGTTGGTCTGAAGCTGGATTGGGATCATCATCAGTATGTCGCCGTGCAGGCTGGCCCCCAGATGTGGGGAAAAGTGGGTGGTCTATGCGGATCCCTGGACGGTGATTACAACACGGACTTGTCCTCCAGAACGGGCAAAAAGTTGGCAACTGTAAAGGCCTTCGCAGATGCCTGGCGCGTCGAGGATCACAGTGATTTGTGCCAGGTGGAAAACAGTGCTGAGCTAGAATTTGGCATTGACTCCTGTGAGCAATCTAAGCTCCAAAAGGCTGTCTCCGTCTGCGAGCGTCTATTGGGCAACGAGAAGCTCGGGGATTGCATTAAGCCCTTCAACTACGACGCCTTGATCCGCACCTGCATGGCGGACTACTGCAATTGTGCCAATCGTGAGCATCCGGAAAGCTGCAATTGCGATGCCATCGCCATGTTGGCCAAGGAGTGCGCCTTCAAGGGCATCAAGCTGGAGCATGGATGGCGAAATCTGGAGATATGTC CCATCAGCTGCGGTTTTGGACGCGTCTATCAGGCTTGCGGTCCCAATGTGGAACCCACCTGTGACACGGAACTGGCCATACCAGCCTCAAAGGGCTCCTGCAACGAGGGTTGCTTTTGTCCGGAAGGAACTGTCCAGTACAAGGAGGCCTGCATTACCCGTGAACTTTGCCCCTGCTCCCTGCGCGGCAAGGAGTTCAAGCCGGAGTCGACGGTCAAGAAAAATTGCAACACATGTACCTGTAAGAACGGTCAATGGCGTTGCACGGAGGATAAATGTGGCGCCCGCTGTGGGGCCATTGGAGATCCGCATTATCAGACGTTCGATGGCAAACGCTACGATTTCATGGGCAAGTGCTCGTACCATCTGCTGAAGACCGAAAATATGTCGGTGGAGGCGGAGAATGTGGCCTGTTCGGGAGCCGTTTCTGAGGGAATGAACTTCGCCGCTCCCGATGACCCATCGTGCACCAAGTCAGTGACCATCCGATTCGTCCTCCGCGATGGTACTCCATCGGTGATCAAGTTGGACCAGGGACTGACCACCGTCGTGAACGACAAACCGATTGTCAAGTTGCCCAAGATGCTGGGGCTGGGCGAGGTCCTCATCCGTCGGGCAAGTTCCACCTTCCTGACCGTGGAGTTTGCAGATGGCATTCGCGTCTGGTGGGATGGAGTTTCGCGGGTCTATATCGATGCCCCTCCCAGTTTGCGTGGCCAAACGCAGGGTCTGTGCGGAACCTTCAACTCGAACACACAGGATGACTTCCTAACACCAGAGGGCGATGTGGAGACGGCTGTAGAGCCTTTTGCCGACAAGTGGCGCACCAAGGACACTTGCGATTTCAAGGCCGAAACCCATCAGGGCCCTCATCCCTGCACTCTAAGTCCGGAGAAAAAAGCTCAGGCGGAGAAGTACTGCGACTGGATTCTGCAGGACATCTTCCAGGACTGCCATTTTCTGGTCGAACCGGAGCAGTTCTACGAGGATTGCCTGTACGACACCTGTGCCTGCAAGGACGATCTGTCCAAGTGCTTCTGCCCCATCCTGTCGGCCTACGGTACCGAATGCATGCGACAGGGTGTTAAGACGGGCTGGCGCATGACGGTCAAGGAATGCG CTGTGAAATGTCCCATGGGCCAGATCTACGACGAGTGCGGCGACGGATGCGCCTTGTCCTGTGACGATCTTCCTGGCAAAGGATCCTGCAAGCGGGAGTGCGTTGAGGGGTGTCGCTGCCCCCATGGCGAATATGTCAACGAGGAGGGTGAATGTGTGCCCAAGCAGAAGTGCCATTGCAACTTTGATGGAATGTCCTTCCGGCCGGGCTACAAAGAGGTGCGGCCAGGACAGAAGTTCCTGGATCTCTGCACCTGTACAGATGGTGTGTGGGATTGCCAGGACGCGGAGCCAGGTGACAAGGATAAATATCCACCCTCATCGGAACTGCGCACGAAATGTGCCAAGCAACCTTTCGCCGAGTTCACAAAATGTGCACCCAAGGAGCCAAAAACGTGCAAGAACATGGACAAGTATGTGGCTGATTCTTCGGACTGTCTTCCCGGATGCGTTTGTATGGAGGGTTATGTCTATGATACCTCCCGCCTGACCTGCGTCCAGCCCTCCAACTGTTCCTGTCATCATGCCGGCAAAAGCTACGATGACGGCGAGAAGATCAAGGAGGACTGTAATCTTTGCGAGTGCCAGGCAGGCAACTGGAAATGCTCGAAGAATGGCTGCGAGTCCACGTGCAGCGTCTGGGGCGATTCCCATTTCACCAGCTTCGATGGCCATGACTTTGACTTCCAGGGAGCCTGCGACTATGTTCTGGCCAAGGGAGTTTTCGACAATGGTGATGGCTTCAGCATAACCATCCAGAATGTTCTATGTGGCACCATGGGTGTGACTTGCTCCAAGTCACTGGAAATCACACTGACTGGCCATGCTGAAGAGTCCCTGCTTTTGAGCGCGGATTCTGCTTACAGCATCGATCCCAACAAGACTCCTATTAAGA AACTTCGTGATAGTGTCAATTCGAAAGGTCACAATGCCTTCCACATCTACAAAGCTGGAGTCTTCGTTGTGGTGGAAGTGATTCCCCTTAAATTGCAAGTGAAATGGGACGAGGGAACTCGGGTTTACGTAAAGCTGGGCAATGAGTGGCGTCAGAAAGTCAGTGGTTTGTGCGGCAACTATAATGGCAATAGTCTGGATGATATGCAAACTCCCTCGCTGGGATTGGAGACTAGTCCCATGCTTTTTGGCCATGCCTGGAAATTGCAACCCCACTGCTCGGCTCCGGTGGCTCCCATCGACGCCTGCAAACAGCATCCCGAGCGTGAGACCTGGGCTCAACTGAAGTGCGGAGCTCTAAAGTCGGATCTGTTCAAGGAGTGCCATGCCGAGGTCCCCCTGGAGCGTTACTGGAAGCGCTGCATCTTCGACACCTGTGCCTGCGATCAGGGCGGCGACTGCGAGTGCCTGTGCACCGCCATGGCAGCCTACGCGGATGCCTGTGCCCAAAAGGGAATCAATATTCGATGGAGGTCCCAGCATTTCTGCC CCATGCAATGTGATCCCCACTGCTCGGACTACAAGGCCTGTACCCCAGCTTGTGCTGTGGAGACTTGTGACAACTTCCTCGATCAGGGAATCGCAGAGCGCATGTGCAACCGGGAGAACTGTCTGGAGGGTTGCCACATCAAGCCTTGCGAGGATGGATTCATCTATCTGAACGACACCTATAGGGATTGTGTACCAAAGGCCGACTGCAAGCCCATTTGCATGGTGAGGGAGGGCAAGACCTTCTACGAGGGTGACATTACCTTCACGGACTCATGTGCCACCTGCCGATGCTCCAAGCGCAAGGAGATTTGCAGCGGAGTAAAATGCGATGTTCCCCTGACGACAGCACATCCGGCTCCCCTCATCGAGGGCACCACAGCACCAACTCCTATGGCCACCCAAAATCAGACCAAGTGCGTCAAGGGATGGACACGATGGTGCGACAAGGATCGGGATGCCTCGGATAAGAGTGTGCGGCTGAATGATGAGGAGAAGGTGCCTCGTTACGATCGTATGGAGAATGTCTATGGAACATGTCTGAAACAATTTATGACCAAGGTGGAGTGCAGGGTGAAGGGAACCCATGAAGCCCCTGAACAAATGGACGAGAATGTGATTTGCAATCTGGAGGAGGGTTTGAGGTGCATTGGCAAGTGCCACGATTATGAGCTGCGTGCCTTTTGCCAGTGCGATGAGGAGCAAGTTCCTGATTTGCCCAAACCCACCGAGAAACCACAACTCGGCCTGGCCTGCGATGCAGGGATTGTGGAGTACAAAGAATTCCCTGGAGATTGCCACAAGTTCCTGCACTGCCAGCCCAAAGGAGTCGAGGGTGGTTGGATCTATGTGGAGCAAACCTGCGGGGAGTACATGATGTTTAACCCCACTATGTTTATATGTGATCACATAGCCACTGTCTCAGAAATAAAGCCCAGCTGCGGCGTGAAACCCAAACCACAACCTGAGCCCGAACCCATTAAACAATGTCCTCCCGGCAAAGTAAAGTCAGATTGTGCCAATCAATGTGAACACACCTGTCATTATTATGGCAGCATCTTGAAGAAGCGTGGTCTCTGCCAGATCGGCGAGCACTGTAAGCCAGGTTGTGTGGATGAACTCCGACCAGATTGTCCTAAACTTGGAAAGTTCTGGCGAGATGAGGACACCTGTGTTCATGCCGATGAATGTCCTTGTATGGACAAGGCTGAGCACTACGTTCAGCCTCACAAACCCGTGATCGGGGAGTTTGAGGTATGCCAGTGCATCGACAATTCCTATACCTGTGTGCCCAATAAACCGGAACCCGTTCCCAAGGAAGATG ATGGTGAAAGGGATGTGTTACCTCTGGTTCCCATTTTGCCTGTTACCCTCACCCCACCTCTACAGTGTGCCCCAGAACG CCTCATTTCCAAGATAGAAAACTCGGAAAATTCTGAGCCTGACAGCATTTTCAACGCAAGTTCTCAGCTGGCACCCGAACACGGCGCGAAAATGGCTCGTCTGACCAAGGATCATCCGAAGGGCAGCTGGTCCCCCAGCATAAACGATCAAATGCAATATCTGGAACTGAACTTTGGAAAGCCAGAACCCTTCTACGGTGTGATAATGGCCGGCAGCCCTGATTTCGATAACTACGTTACACTTTTTAAG ATCCTTCACAGCCATGATGGAATCGCTTATCATTATCTGGTGGACGAAACAGAAAAACCTCAGATGTTCAATGGTCCCTTGGATTCACGGGCTCCAGTACAGACTCTATTTAAGATTCCCATCGAAGCGAGCTCTCTTCGCATTTATCCCCTTAAATGGCACGGTTCTATCGCCATGCGTGTGGAACTGCTGGTATGCGGAGATAAGGTGGCACCTACACCATTGCCCACTGTTCCAACAAGCCCACCCATAACCGAGAGCCCAGCTAAATTGGTGGATCAAGAATGCATCGATCTCATGGGAGTGGATGAGGGTAAGATGCATCAGGACCAGGTGCAATCGAGCAGTTTGTGGCAGCAATCCAAACTTGGCAAGAAACCACAGCTACTGGAATTGCTAAAATTGTCAACACCATTGGCTTGGCGTCCCCTGGCAAATAGTCAAAACCAGTTCATTGAGTTTGATTTCTTGGAGCCACGAAATATTTCTGGATTCGTAACCAAAGGTGGTCCGGATGGATGGGTAACTGGCTACAAGGTGATGTTCTCGAAGAAGAAACCCACCTGGAACACAGTACTCTCAACTAACGGACAGCCACGCATCTTCGAGGCCAATATCGATGCTGAGTCTGAGCGCAGACATCATTTTAAGAACCCTATACTGACGCAGTACATAAAGATTGTACCGGCTTACTGGGAGAGAAACATAAATATGCGCATTGAGCCCCTGGGATGCTTCTTACCATATC CTGAAATTCAACGACAAGTGCCTGTGGAAGAGAGCAAGCCAACAAAGTGTAACATCTGTGATGGGGTCTCTACTCCCAGTTCGACCACCGTATGCCAGTGCCAGGATCAAGAATTCTGGAATGGCAGTGACTGCGTTCAACACAATCTCTGTCCTTGTATAGAGAACTATGTTAGCTATCCAATAGGTAGCAAGTTTGAGAACTCGGCCTGCGAGGATTGCGTCTGCGTGCTCGGTGGTCATAAGAATTGCAAGCCCAAGAAGTGCCCGCCCTGTCAGGATCCCAAATTGCGGCCTGTGATTACCAGCGACTGTTTCTGTAAATGCGAGGCCTGTCCCAAACACCAAAGATTGTGCCCATCCAGTGGAGATTGCATTCCCGAGGTGCTTTGGTGCAACGGAGTGAGGGATTGTGCTGACGATGAGGACTCCAGCTGCAGTGACTCCTTTACGGTGGAGCCCGAATTCGAACATAAAAAGAATGAGT CTGAGATCATCACATGTCCCGTGCCCATTTGCCCGCCTCAAATGACGATCAGAATAACCGAAAAGAAGTCTAGAAAAATGTCAAAGATGTTCACCTTCTCAAAGCAGGTGTCGATAGTGGACGATGGAACGACCATCACCAAGACCAAGTTCATCTCGTCCAACGAACAAATTCTGGCAATGCCCAGCCAGGAATTGGACTTCCAACTGGAGGAGCAGTGCGACGAGTTTACATGTGTACCCACTCCCAACAAGCAAGTGAACAAGACCGAGACAATCACATGTACGGAACCCAAATGTCCTGAGAAATACGATGTGGAGCTGGACATGAGTGCGGCTAAGGTGGGTGACTGCATGAGATACGCCTGTGTCCTTCGACCAAACAAAGATGATGTATGTGAGATTAGCGGCAAGAGTTTCACCACCTTCGATGGAACTGTTTTCAAATATGGACCCTGCAGCCACATCCTGGCCAGAGATATTCACAAGAGCAGTTGGTCTATATCGG TCCATCAGCAATGTACCGATGAGAGCCGCAAGGTTTGCCACAAAGTGATCACCATTCAGGACACTGAGGCGGGGAACGAGTTGATTCTTTTGCCCCATCTAAAGCTCAAGTTCAATGGCTTCGAGTTCACAGTTCAGCAACTGATCAATTCACCGATTTGCAAGGCTTCCTTCGTGGTTTCCCAGCCGGGCAAGACCCTACTGGCCGTATCCACTAAATATGGTTTCTGGGTACAGCTCGATGACATCGGAATCGTCAAGGTTGGCATCTCATCCAAATTTAAGCGCACTGTCGACGGTCTGTGTGGCTACTACAATGGAAACCCAAAGGATGACAAGAGATCGCCGGAGGGTGAAATTATTCCGAATACTGAGAAGTTCGGCGACAGTTGGTATGACAAACGGATTCCCAAGAACCAGTGTGGAGATCTCAAGTGCTCCAGGGATATGCAGGCTAAGGCTTTGCAGCTGTGTAATATCATCCA TCATCCAACCTTTGCCCGGTGCCACAAGGCCGTTAATTACAAGCAGTTCCTTAACAATTACTGCCTAGAAGCTGCCTGCAATTGCATGATGGCCAACAATGGGGATCCAGCGGCCTGCAAGTGCAACATCTTGGAGAGCTTTGTGAAGAAGTGCCTCAGCGTAAATCCGCTGGTGCAGTTGACCACTTGGCGAGCCGTTGCCCAATGCGAGATCAATTGTCCTGCGCCGTTGGTTCATACAGACTGTTATAAGCGACGCTGTGAGCCATCCTGCGACAATGTTCACGGGGACGACTGTCCGGTGCTTCCAGATGCCTGCTTCCCGGGATGCTATTGTCCAGAGGGAACAGTTCGTAAGGGTCCCAACTGCGTACCCATTTCGGAATGTAAGGATTGTGTGTGCAACGCGTTGGGTGCCTCCAAGTACATGACCTACGACCGCAAGAGCTTCAGCTTCAATGGAAACTGCACATACCTTCTGTCGCGAGATGTGGTTCTCCCTGGTGTCCACACGTTCCAGGTGTACGTCAGCATGGATGACTGCAAGAAGTTGGGGCAGCCCACTCCCGTGGAGGGCGGCAGCTGCGCCAAATCCCTGCACATCCTCAATGGTGATCATGTGATTCATGTCCAGCGCGTTCCAGAGAAACCGAAGTCGCTACAGGTCCTGGTCGATGGATTCGAAGTTAAGAAGATACCGTACAAGGATAGTTGGATTAGTCTGCGGCAGGTGGTGGGCAAGGAATTGGTCCTTTCCCTTCCCGAATCCCATGTGGAGCTGACTGCCTCCTTTGAAGATCTGATCTTCTCCTTGGGCGTACCAAGTATCAAGTATGGCAGCAAGATGGAGGGACTTTGTGGCGATTGTAATGGCAATGCGGCCAATGATCTTCAGGCTAATCCGGCAAAGAAGAAAGCCGGGCTAGATGTGATCCAAAGCTGGCAAGCGGATGAACCCAAGTTGGGTTTGGTGGAAGAGTGTCTTAGTGAGAATGTGCCCAAGGAGCATTGCATTCCCCTGCCGCCTGAAAAGGATCCCTGCCTGCAATTCTACAATGCAGAGCTGTTTGGCAAGTGTCCTTTGGCGGTGGATCCCATTTCCTATGTCTCCGCCTGTCAGCAGGACATCTGCAAGCCTGGCAACACCCAGCAAGGAGTCTGCGTGGCCTTGGCTGCTTATGCCAAGGAGTGCAACCAGCATGGCATATGCACCAATTGGAGGAGGCCCCAGCTCTGTCCCTATGAGTGCCCAAGTGATATGGTCTACGAGCCATGTGGTTGTGCCAAAAACTGTGATACCATTAAGGCCATGTCTGAATTCGATGCAGTGAGTCTTAAAAGCCAGGCGGTGATTCACACCGTTAAGAGTGACGAAATGTGTTTGAGCTCGGAGCGTTTTGAGGGCTGTTTCTGTCCCCCTGGAAAGGTAATGGATGGTGGCAAGTGTGTCCCTGAGATAGCCTGCTCGAAATGCGATGATGGAATTCATTTACCTAACGACAAATGGCAGAAGGATAAATGCACCGAATGCCAGTGCGATCAGGGAGGAAAGACCTCTTGTgtggagaggaagtgccaggTGGAGGAGAATATCTGTGCCGAGGGCTACAAGCCAGAGACAATTGTCAGCGTGGAGGAATGCTGCCCAAGATATCGATGTGTTCCAGAGACCAAGAACCCCACCAAGCAGTGTCTGGCTCCTCTAATGCCCATCTGTGGTCCTGGACAGTTTAAGAAACAGAAGATGGATGTTAATGGCTGTGCCCAGTACATATGCG AGTGCAAACCCAAGGATGAGTGTGAGATTGTCAAGCTTCGAGAATTGCTACCAGGCGAAGTGGTTGTCAAGGTTGAAGAAGGTTGTTGTCCCACTCAGAGCATTGAATGTAAACCACAGTTGTGTCCCCAACCACCTGTTAACTGTCAAGAGCGATTCTACGAGGTCAAGACCACCAAGGAAGGCGGAGCATGTTGCCCCAAACACACATGTG TACCTCCCAAGGACCTGTGCATTGTTCAATATGAGCTCGAGGAGTCCTCTAAGTTCACCAAGCAGGTTGGGGATAGATGGACGCATGCCAAGGATGTTTGTAAGCAGGAGACATGTTCTTATGGTCCCGATGGCAATGCCCAGGTGGTTAGCACCTTGGAGCAGTGCATTACAGACTGTGCCCCAGGATTCAGCTATCAGAACTCGGACAAGACCAAGTGCTGTGGAAAATGTGTCCAGACATCTTGCATTTTTGAGCAAAAGCTATATGAAGTCAATGCCATTTGGAAATCGGTTGATAATTGCACTACCTATAGTTGCCTGAAGAAGGATGATCAGTTTTTGGTTACCACCTCAAATGAAGTGTGTCCTGATGTTGGTAATTGCCTTTCCCACTTGTTGTACCAAGATGGCTGCTGTCAGCGATGCAAATTGGAGCCACTTATTGAGGATAAATGTAAGTAG